The proteins below are encoded in one region of Streptomyces sp. NBC_00490:
- the tnpA gene encoding IS200/IS605 family transposase — protein MSPRWEPDPDVRRGNHVICNLHAHLVFVTKYRREVFNDDMLTRCEAIMRDVCESFGAELREFNGEGDHVHLLVHYPPKIALSKLVNSLKGVSSRYLRAEYTGRINRIGTGSVFWSPSYFAGSCGGAPLSLVKDYIDNQKRPV, from the coding sequence ATGTCACCACGCTGGGAACCAGATCCTGACGTCAGACGGGGAAACCACGTCATCTGCAACCTCCACGCACACTTGGTGTTCGTCACCAAGTACCGGCGGGAGGTCTTCAACGACGACATGCTGACCCGCTGCGAGGCGATCATGCGCGACGTGTGCGAGAGCTTCGGCGCGGAACTGCGCGAGTTCAACGGTGAAGGCGACCACGTCCACCTGCTCGTGCACTACCCACCGAAAATCGCCCTGTCCAAGCTCGTCAACAGCCTCAAGGGCGTCAGCTCCCGCTACCTGCGCGCGGAGTACACCGGCCGGATCAACCGGATCGGCACGGGCTCGGTGTTCTGGTCCCCGTCGTATTTCGCGGGGTCCTGCGGCGGCGCACCACTAAGTCTCGTCAAGGACTACATTGACAACCAGAAGCGGCCTGTCTGA
- a CDS encoding LysE family translocator, whose amino-acid sequence MNSGTLLSFLAVDLLLVCVPGADWAYAISAGLRGRSVAWAVGGLVSGYALHTALAVAGLAVLVAGEPGLLTALTVAGAGYLVWLGWSVLRRPGVPGTAEGPVESSDARVFLRGATISGLNPKGLLLYLSVLPQFLTTTGAPVPVQTATLGVLHMVCCAAVYLTVGLAARAVLGARPAAARAVTRTSGAAMLGIGAFLLVQRLATL is encoded by the coding sequence ATGAACTCGGGAACCCTCCTCTCCTTCCTCGCCGTGGACCTCCTGCTGGTCTGCGTGCCGGGCGCCGACTGGGCGTACGCGATATCCGCGGGTCTGCGCGGACGCTCGGTGGCGTGGGCGGTGGGCGGCCTGGTGTCCGGGTACGCGCTGCACACGGCGCTCGCGGTGGCGGGCCTGGCGGTGCTGGTGGCCGGCGAGCCCGGTCTGCTGACCGCGCTGACGGTGGCGGGGGCCGGGTATCTGGTGTGGCTGGGATGGAGCGTGCTGCGCAGGCCGGGCGTCCCCGGCACCGCGGAGGGGCCCGTGGAGAGCTCCGACGCCCGTGTCTTCCTGCGGGGCGCGACGATCAGCGGCCTGAACCCCAAGGGGCTGCTGCTCTACCTCTCGGTCCTGCCGCAGTTCCTCACCACGACGGGCGCCCCCGTACCCGTCCAGACGGCCACCCTCGGCGTGCTGCACATGGTGTGCTGCGCCGCCGTCTATCTGACGGTCGGCCTCGCGGCCCGCGCGGTCCTGGGCGCCCGCCCGGCGGCGGCGCGCGCGGTCACCCGTACCTCGGGCGCCGCGATGCTGGGAATCGGCGCGTTCCTGCTGGTCCAGCGCCTGGCGACGCTCTAG
- a CDS encoding acyl-CoA dehydrogenase family protein codes for MDAGFTTEQEEIRRTLRELLHKRCGAQEARAAVDRPQGYDAGLWATLSEQLGLPGLALPERYGGAGCSATELALAGEETGRVLAPSPLLATAVLAAPLVLATGTEAQRDELLPRIADGSLTAALAAPAAGLALTGDNCGDWAGGGRAGGVQARRVQGGGADGEGDGWRLYGEIEHVLDGHCAGMLLVAAHTGGFARSRTLVFLVPGDADGLVRVRQTALDATRPLARLQLRNVRARLLGDESADGLGALARLGDFAAAFLACEAVGAADRVLERTVEYVKQREQFGRAIGSFQAVKHRLADVYVQVQAARSAAYYAAWATVHGERVGGLALAQGLEALRAAAGEAIQLHGGIGFTWEHDVQLYFKRAAGDELLFGPVHRLRAHAADAARLFEVAGQPEVAV; via the coding sequence ATGGACGCCGGCTTCACCACCGAGCAGGAGGAGATCCGCCGCACCCTGCGCGAACTCCTGCACAAGCGGTGCGGGGCCCAGGAGGCGCGGGCCGCCGTCGACCGTCCGCAGGGGTACGACGCCGGGTTGTGGGCCACCCTCTCCGAGCAGCTCGGACTGCCCGGACTCGCCCTTCCCGAGCGGTACGGGGGCGCGGGCTGCTCCGCCACCGAACTCGCCCTCGCGGGAGAGGAGACGGGACGGGTCCTCGCCCCCTCGCCCCTGCTCGCCACCGCCGTCCTCGCCGCCCCGCTCGTCCTCGCGACCGGGACGGAGGCCCAGCGGGACGAACTGCTGCCCCGGATCGCCGACGGCTCCCTCACCGCCGCCCTCGCCGCACCCGCAGCCGGTCTCGCACTCACCGGGGACAACTGCGGGGACTGGGCGGGCGGCGGGCGCGCGGGAGGCGTACAGGCTCGACGGGTCCAGGGTGGCGGTGCCGACGGGGAGGGGGACGGCTGGCGGTTGTACGGCGAGATCGAGCACGTGCTCGACGGGCACTGCGCCGGGATGCTGCTCGTCGCCGCGCACACCGGCGGGTTCGCCCGGTCCCGCACCCTTGTCTTCCTCGTTCCCGGGGACGCCGACGGGCTCGTGCGGGTACGGCAGACCGCCCTCGACGCCACCCGCCCGCTCGCCCGGCTCCAACTGCGGAACGTGCGGGCCCGGTTGCTGGGCGACGAGAGTGCCGACGGGCTTGGCGCGCTGGCCCGGCTCGGGGACTTCGCCGCCGCCTTCCTCGCCTGCGAGGCCGTCGGGGCCGCCGACCGGGTGCTGGAGCGGACCGTCGAGTACGTGAAGCAGCGGGAGCAGTTCGGGCGGGCCATCGGATCGTTCCAGGCGGTCAAGCACCGGCTGGCCGATGTGTATGTGCAGGTGCAGGCGGCGCGTTCGGCGGCCTACTACGCGGCCTGGGCCACCGTGCACGGGGAGCGGGTGGGCGGGCTCGCCCTCGCCCAGGGGCTGGAGGCGCTGCGCGCGGCCGCCGGTGAAGCCATCCAGTTGCACGGGGGCATCGGCTTCACCTGGGAGCACGACGTCCAGCTGTATTTCAAGCGGGCCGCCGGCGACGAGCTGCTGTTCGGGCCGGTGCACCGGCTGCGGGCGCACGCGGCCGACGCGGCACGGCTCTTCGAGGTGGCCGGGCAGCCGGAGGTGGCGGTGTGA
- a CDS encoding VOC family protein, with product MAENRASAYGEGVPCWVDAQLPDVEAGKRFYGELFGWTFEEQRYGGAVWALKEGEPVAALAHKTDGRMPTVWTVYFATPDVEGLADRVWAAGGQVVTAPMPVGDLGTSALVTDPDGAVFGLWEPDSHTGFGVRHEPGTFVWAELYARDTEGANTFYGGLFHDALFGPDARPDFGRAPVSDVFPAEMPPHFLVHFGVEDCEAVLGTVNRLGGRVQAPPFETSYGKVAVVTDNQGASFAVLERLDGRPAW from the coding sequence ATGGCCGAAAACAGGGCATCCGCGTACGGAGAGGGCGTCCCGTGCTGGGTGGACGCGCAGCTTCCCGACGTGGAGGCGGGCAAGCGGTTCTACGGTGAGCTCTTCGGGTGGACCTTCGAGGAGCAGCGGTACGGCGGGGCCGTATGGGCCCTGAAGGAGGGCGAGCCCGTCGCCGCGCTCGCGCACAAGACGGACGGGCGGATGCCCACCGTCTGGACGGTGTATTTCGCGACCCCGGACGTCGAGGGCCTCGCCGACCGGGTCTGGGCCGCCGGCGGACAGGTCGTCACCGCCCCCATGCCGGTCGGCGACCTGGGCACCAGCGCCCTGGTCACCGACCCGGACGGCGCCGTCTTCGGCCTGTGGGAGCCCGACTCCCACACCGGTTTCGGCGTACGGCACGAGCCGGGCACGTTCGTCTGGGCCGAGCTGTACGCCCGGGACACCGAGGGCGCCAACACCTTCTACGGCGGGCTGTTCCACGACGCCCTGTTCGGACCGGACGCGAGGCCCGATTTCGGCCGCGCCCCCGTCTCCGACGTCTTTCCGGCCGAGATGCCGCCCCACTTCCTCGTCCACTTCGGAGTCGAGGACTGTGAGGCCGTTCTCGGGACGGTGAACCGGCTCGGCGGGCGGGTCCAGGCTCCACCCTTCGAGACGTCGTACGGCAAAGTCGCCGTCGTCACCGACAATCAGGGGGCGTCGTTCGCCGTACTGGAACGCCTCGACGGCCGACCGGCGTGGTGA
- a CDS encoding pyridoxamine 5'-phosphate oxidase family protein encodes MTALTRLEREQFLAEPHVAALSVDAGEGRAPLSVPIWYQYEPGGDIWIITGLGSRKQRLIEAAGRFSLMVDTVEPKLKYVSVEGPVLETTPATIELLREMSARYLPPEKVEAYVDFAWKNHGEQVIIRLRPERWVSSDIGSL; translated from the coding sequence ATGACCGCCCTGACCCGGTTGGAACGCGAGCAATTCCTGGCCGAACCCCATGTGGCCGCGCTGTCGGTGGACGCCGGAGAGGGACGGGCGCCGCTCTCCGTGCCGATCTGGTACCAGTACGAGCCCGGCGGCGACATCTGGATCATCACCGGCCTCGGCTCCCGCAAGCAGCGCCTGATCGAGGCGGCGGGCCGCTTCTCCCTCATGGTGGACACGGTCGAGCCGAAGCTGAAGTACGTGTCGGTGGAGGGCCCGGTCCTGGAGACCACCCCCGCCACGATCGAACTCCTCCGGGAGATGTCTGCACGCTACCTGCCGCCCGAGAAGGTGGAGGCGTACGTCGACTTCGCCTGGAAGAACCACGGCGAGCAGGTGATCATCCGGCTGCGCCCGGAGCGCTGGGTGTCCTCGGACATCGGTTCGTTGTAG
- a CDS encoding TetR family transcriptional regulator — MRTVDGRVAGRRGQATRQKLLDCLSEMLSSSPYRDVKVIDVARKAGTSPATFYQYFPDVEGAVLEIAEQMATEGGQLTQLLEGRSWVGKAGWQTAQELVDGFLEFWRRNDAILRVVDLGAAEGDKRFYKLRMKILNSVNNSLSDSVAELQAKGKVDKDVNPAAVAGSLVAMLAAVASHQKGFQTWGVKQAELKPNLALLVHLGVTGKKPTK; from the coding sequence GTGCGTACCGTCGACGGCCGCGTGGCCGGCCGGCGTGGGCAGGCGACCCGGCAGAAGCTGCTCGACTGCCTCAGCGAGATGCTCAGCTCCTCCCCTTACCGGGACGTCAAAGTCATCGATGTCGCCCGGAAAGCGGGCACTTCGCCCGCGACCTTCTACCAGTACTTCCCGGACGTCGAGGGCGCCGTCCTGGAGATCGCCGAGCAAATGGCCACCGAGGGCGGCCAGTTGACCCAGCTGCTCGAGGGCAGATCCTGGGTCGGCAAGGCGGGCTGGCAGACGGCGCAGGAACTTGTGGACGGTTTTCTCGAGTTCTGGCGCAGGAACGACGCGATCCTCAGGGTCGTCGACCTCGGCGCCGCCGAGGGCGACAAGCGGTTCTACAAGCTCCGTATGAAGATCCTGAACTCCGTGAACAACTCCCTGTCCGACTCGGTCGCCGAGTTGCAGGCCAAGGGCAAGGTCGACAAGGACGTGAACCCGGCGGCGGTCGCCGGTTCACTGGTCGCGATGCTCGCGGCGGTCGCCTCGCACCAGAAGGGCTTCCAGACATGGGGCGTCAAACAGGCTGAACTCAAGCCGAACCTGGCGCTGTTGGTGCATCTGGGCGTGACCGGAAAGAAGCCGACCAAGTAA
- a CDS encoding thiolase C-terminal domain-containing protein → MTAGTRKVAVVGVSLSDCGRVDDATPYTLHAQAARRALADAGLDRSLVDGLASAGTGVLAPVEVAEYLGLRPTWTDSTSVGGSTWEVMAAHATDAIAAGHANAVLLVYGSTARADIKAGRRTGNLSFGARGPLQFEVPYGHTLIAKYAMAARRHMIEHGTTIEQLAEVAVQARANAALNPEAMFRTPITVDDVLSGPMIADPFTKLHCCIRSDGGAAVLLAAEEYVRDCRTAPVWILGTGEHLSHATMSEWPDFTVSPAAVSGRLAFERAGVRPEEIDLAEIYDAFTYMTLVTLEDLGFCKKGEGGAFVQSRTLPVNTDGGGLSAQHPGMRGLFLLVEAVRQLRGETGERQVRARDGGLPRLAVASGTGGWFCSSGTVILGRG, encoded by the coding sequence ATGACGGCCGGAACCCGGAAAGTCGCCGTGGTCGGTGTGTCCCTCTCCGACTGCGGCCGCGTGGACGACGCGACGCCGTACACCCTGCACGCCCAGGCCGCCCGCCGGGCCCTGGCGGACGCGGGACTCGACAGGTCGCTGGTGGACGGCCTCGCCTCGGCGGGCACGGGGGTGCTGGCCCCGGTGGAGGTGGCGGAGTACCTGGGCCTGCGCCCCACCTGGACGGACTCCACCTCGGTGGGCGGCTCGACCTGGGAGGTCATGGCGGCCCACGCGACGGACGCGATAGCGGCGGGCCACGCGAACGCGGTCCTCCTGGTCTACGGCTCGACGGCGCGGGCGGACATCAAGGCGGGCAGGCGCACCGGCAACCTCTCCTTCGGCGCCCGCGGCCCCCTCCAGTTCGAAGTCCCCTACGGCCACACGCTGATCGCCAAGTACGCGATGGCAGCCCGCCGCCACATGATCGAACACGGCACGACGATCGAGCAGTTGGCGGAGGTCGCGGTCCAGGCGAGGGCGAACGCGGCCCTGAACCCGGAGGCGATGTTCCGCACCCCGATCACCGTCGACGACGTGCTGTCCGGCCCGATGATCGCGGACCCCTTCACCAAGCTGCACTGCTGCATCCGCTCGGACGGCGGGGCGGCGGTCCTGCTGGCGGCGGAGGAGTACGTACGCGACTGCCGCACCGCCCCCGTCTGGATCCTCGGCACCGGGGAGCACCTCTCGCACGCCACGATGTCGGAGTGGCCCGACTTCACGGTGTCGCCGGCGGCGGTGAGCGGACGTCTGGCGTTCGAGCGGGCGGGGGTGCGCCCGGAGGAGATCGACCTCGCCGAGATCTACGACGCCTTCACCTACATGACGCTGGTGACGCTGGAGGACCTGGGCTTCTGCAAGAAGGGGGAGGGCGGAGCGTTCGTGCAGTCCCGCACTCTGCCGGTGAACACGGACGGCGGCGGCCTGTCGGCCCAGCACCCGGGGATGCGGGGCCTGTTCCTCCTGGTCGAGGCGGTACGACAGCTGCGCGGCGAGACAGGTGAGCGCCAAGTACGGGCCAGGGACGGCGGCTTGCCCCGGCTGGCCGTGGCGTCCGGCACGGGGGGCTGGTTCTGTTCCTCGGGGACGGTGATCCTGGGCCGGGGGTGA
- a CDS encoding RNA-guided endonuclease InsQ/TnpB family protein, translated as MIRAYKFLLRPTVRQEQALGQMLRDHCSLYNGALQERRDAWRHASKTTVKYGMQSAQLKEIRAFDPERQGRWSFSSQQATLRRLNKAFAAFFRRVKSGQTPGYPRFRGGTWFDTVDFPKDGDGCRWDSTPHDPTTRVRLQGVGHVKVNQHRPVAGRVKTVSVKREGRRWFVVLTAEQDQPQPLPATGSVVGIDLGIANFLADSGGDFVPNPRHGRRAADKLQAAQQALSRFPRRKAKDRTANHQRAVEKVAELHGKVRRQRLDHAHKTALGLVRAHDVIAHEELKIRNMSKAPAPKPDPDRPDTFLPNGAAAKAGLNRSINDAGWGVFLTILRAKAESAGREVIAVDPRNTSRTCPECGHTAKENRPTQEKFHCVSCGHTAHADTVGAINVLRAGLVRRDANLA; from the coding sequence TTGATCCGTGCGTACAAGTTCCTCCTGCGGCCCACCGTCCGCCAGGAGCAGGCGCTGGGCCAGATGCTGCGGGACCACTGCTCCCTCTACAACGGGGCCTTGCAGGAGCGGCGCGACGCCTGGCGGCACGCCTCGAAGACCACCGTGAAGTACGGGATGCAGTCGGCGCAGCTCAAGGAGATCCGGGCGTTCGACCCGGAGCGTCAGGGCCGCTGGTCGTTCTCCTCGCAGCAGGCGACGCTTCGCCGTCTCAACAAGGCGTTCGCCGCGTTCTTCCGTCGCGTCAAGTCCGGTCAGACGCCCGGCTACCCGCGCTTTCGCGGGGGGACCTGGTTCGACACGGTGGACTTCCCGAAGGACGGGGACGGTTGCCGGTGGGACTCCACCCCGCACGACCCGACCACCCGCGTCCGCCTTCAGGGCGTCGGGCATGTGAAGGTCAACCAGCACCGCCCGGTGGCCGGCCGGGTCAAGACCGTGTCGGTCAAGCGTGAGGGCCGTCGGTGGTTCGTCGTGCTGACCGCCGAGCAGGACCAGCCGCAGCCGCTGCCGGCGACCGGCAGCGTGGTCGGCATCGATCTGGGCATCGCGAACTTCCTGGCCGACTCGGGCGGCGATTTCGTCCCCAACCCGCGCCACGGCCGCCGCGCGGCCGACAAGCTCCAGGCAGCGCAGCAGGCCCTGTCCCGGTTCCCGCGCCGCAAGGCCAAGGACCGCACCGCCAACCACCAGCGCGCGGTGGAGAAGGTCGCCGAACTGCACGGCAAGGTGCGTCGTCAGCGGCTCGACCACGCACACAAGACAGCGCTCGGCCTGGTCCGCGCACACGACGTCATCGCGCACGAAGAACTCAAGATCCGCAACATGAGCAAGGCCCCCGCACCGAAGCCCGACCCCGACCGGCCGGATACCTTCCTGCCTAACGGGGCCGCCGCGAAGGCCGGGCTCAATAGGTCGATCAACGATGCCGGATGGGGGGTGTTCCTGACGATCCTGCGCGCCAAGGCTGAAAGCGCCGGACGGGAAGTGATCGCCGTGGACCCCCGCAACACCTCCCGCACCTGCCCCGAATGCGGGCACACCGCCAAGGAGAACCGGCCCACACAGGAAAAGTTCCACTGCGTCTCGTGCGGCCACACCGCGCACGCCGACACGGTCGGGGCGATCAACGTTCTACGGGCCGGGCTGGTCCGTCGCGACGCCAACCTGGCGTAA
- a CDS encoding nitroreductase family deazaflavin-dependent oxidoreductase gives MIGERAVQRISSTRGFAKVAPHVIPALDRAVHRLTRGKVILSAQMLPGVILTSVGARSGLTRRTPLACMPEEGGRSWILIGSNFGRDGHPAWTANLMARPDARISWKGADIAVTARLLEGEERAAVWQAALAFWPPYATYQARIEREIRLFRIVRK, from the coding sequence GTGATCGGGGAACGCGCGGTACAGAGGATCTCGTCCACGCGGGGGTTCGCCAAGGTCGCCCCGCATGTCATTCCGGCGCTGGACCGGGCCGTGCACCGGCTCACGCGCGGGAAGGTCATCCTCAGCGCGCAGATGCTGCCGGGCGTGATCCTGACGTCCGTCGGCGCGCGCAGCGGGCTGACGCGCCGTACGCCGCTTGCCTGTATGCCCGAGGAGGGCGGGCGGAGCTGGATTCTCATCGGGTCCAACTTCGGACGGGACGGGCATCCCGCCTGGACCGCCAACCTGATGGCCCGTCCCGACGCCCGGATCAGCTGGAAGGGCGCCGACATCGCCGTGACGGCCCGTCTGCTGGAAGGGGAGGAGCGGGCCGCCGTATGGCAGGCGGCACTGGCCTTCTGGCCGCCGTACGCGACGTACCAGGCCCGGATCGAGCGGGAGATACGGCTGTTCCGGATCGTACGGAAGTGA
- a CDS encoding serine/threonine-protein kinase translates to MVDQLTQHDPRRIGPFEVLGRLGAGGMGLVYLARSASGRRVAIKTVRTELAEDQLFRVRFSREVEAARAVSGFYTAAVVDADARAAVPWLATAYVPAPSLEEIVNECGPMPAQAVRWLAAGVAEALQSIHGAGLVHRDLKPSNVLVVEDGPRVIDFGIASGVSNTRLTMTNVAVGTPAYMSPEQAKDSRSVTGASDVFSLGSMLVFAATGHPPFHGANPVETVFMLLREGPDLEGLPDELRPLIESCMQMDATGRPNPADLQSQLAPHLFGSGSDDSGTASAWLPERAVGLIEARRNGRPAVKPGPGGRSGAGRVAPLPPPPSHDPAPVSVGAPDTGPVRLAGAQVPIGPGPRVSDARAAAVKAPPPEAGLVASWSKPRPGVNGTDAAVGPAVPAPPAQEPGGGWRPWRFRMSNDVWGTPSVADDLVYVTSFEVHALDVATGRRRFKTRDVAWSMAVADGRIHASDGPTLFALEAREGADLWRIQTDAWVYSLKADRGTVVTGSRGGGVQGWEASGGQKLWELTGAQTDFETPEAGPALHDGTVYVWQDARLRALDARTGDERWSYPIGDAASCGGVPVRVTQAPDGYVYVSAGTRVLALDVANGHVKWHFEAPAVFLCPPAFVPGPAVTGGGVYLADYLGTVYALDAADGRDRWRIATEARASIEPVLVVAGHVHVGSGKGLYTLDAVTGTPKWRFQAGGDIVGAPAVAEGRIHFGSTDHLLYTLKADDGRLRWKLATGGEITGAPVVKDGVVYACSKDRCVYALDAEKGTGTARTA, encoded by the coding sequence GTGGTGGATCAGCTGACGCAGCACGATCCGCGGCGGATCGGGCCGTTCGAGGTGCTGGGACGGCTGGGCGCCGGCGGCATGGGGCTGGTCTATCTCGCGCGCTCGGCGTCCGGCCGGCGCGTGGCGATCAAGACGGTCCGTACGGAACTCGCCGAGGACCAGCTGTTCCGCGTCCGCTTCTCGCGCGAGGTGGAGGCGGCCCGCGCGGTCTCCGGCTTCTACACGGCGGCCGTCGTCGACGCCGACGCCCGCGCCGCCGTGCCCTGGCTGGCCACCGCGTACGTCCCCGCGCCCTCCCTCGAAGAGATAGTGAACGAGTGCGGGCCGATGCCGGCCCAGGCGGTGCGCTGGCTCGCGGCCGGCGTCGCGGAGGCGCTGCAGTCGATCCACGGGGCGGGCCTCGTCCACCGCGACCTCAAGCCGTCCAACGTGCTGGTCGTCGAGGACGGCCCCCGGGTGATCGACTTCGGTATCGCCTCCGGCGTATCGAACACGCGTCTGACCATGACCAATGTGGCGGTGGGCACCCCCGCCTACATGTCGCCGGAGCAGGCCAAGGACTCCCGCAGCGTCACCGGCGCGAGCGATGTCTTCTCGCTCGGCTCCATGCTGGTCTTCGCCGCCACCGGCCACCCGCCCTTCCACGGCGCCAACCCTGTCGAGACGGTCTTCATGCTGCTCCGCGAGGGCCCGGACCTCGAAGGCCTCCCGGACGAACTTCGTCCGCTCATCGAGTCCTGTATGCAGATGGACGCCACCGGCCGCCCCAACCCGGCCGACCTCCAGTCCCAGCTCGCCCCGCACCTCTTCGGCTCCGGCTCCGACGACAGCGGTACGGCGTCGGCCTGGCTGCCGGAGCGGGCCGTGGGACTGATCGAGGCGCGCCGCAACGGACGCCCGGCCGTCAAGCCGGGCCCCGGCGGCCGCAGCGGCGCAGGCCGGGTCGCCCCCCTGCCCCCGCCGCCCTCCCACGACCCCGCCCCCGTGTCCGTCGGCGCCCCCGACACCGGCCCGGTGCGGCTGGCGGGCGCCCAGGTGCCCATCGGGCCCGGACCGCGCGTCTCGGACGCCCGCGCCGCCGCCGTGAAGGCGCCGCCACCGGAGGCCGGCCTGGTCGCCAGCTGGTCCAAGCCGCGCCCCGGCGTCAACGGCACGGACGCCGCCGTGGGCCCCGCCGTACCCGCACCGCCCGCACAGGAGCCGGGCGGCGGCTGGCGGCCGTGGCGTTTCCGCATGTCGAACGATGTGTGGGGGACCCCCTCCGTCGCCGACGACCTCGTCTACGTCACCTCCTTCGAGGTGCACGCCCTCGACGTGGCCACCGGCCGCCGCCGCTTCAAGACCCGGGACGTCGCCTGGTCGATGGCGGTCGCGGACGGCCGTATCCACGCCTCCGACGGCCCCACCCTGTTCGCCCTGGAGGCCCGTGAGGGCGCCGACCTGTGGCGGATCCAGACGGACGCCTGGGTGTACTCCCTCAAGGCCGACCGCGGCACCGTCGTCACCGGCAGCCGCGGCGGCGGTGTCCAGGGCTGGGAGGCCTCGGGCGGGCAGAAACTGTGGGAGCTCACCGGGGCGCAGACGGACTTCGAGACCCCGGAGGCCGGTCCGGCGCTGCACGACGGCACGGTGTACGTCTGGCAGGACGCCCGGCTGCGCGCCCTGGACGCCCGCACCGGCGACGAGCGCTGGTCGTACCCCATCGGCGACGCGGCCTCCTGCGGCGGCGTACCGGTCCGGGTGACCCAGGCGCCCGACGGCTATGTGTACGTCTCGGCCGGCACCCGGGTGCTCGCGCTGGACGTCGCGAACGGCCATGTGAAGTGGCACTTCGAGGCCCCGGCGGTCTTCCTCTGCCCGCCCGCCTTCGTGCCGGGCCCGGCCGTGACCGGCGGTGGCGTCTACCTGGCCGACTATCTCGGCACGGTCTACGCCCTCGACGCCGCCGACGGCCGCGACCGCTGGCGCATCGCCACCGAGGCCCGCGCCTCGATCGAGCCGGTGCTGGTGGTGGCCGGGCATGTGCACGTCGGCAGCGGCAAGGGGCTCTACACCCTGGACGCGGTCACCGGCACACCCAAGTGGCGCTTCCAGGCGGGCGGCGACATCGTGGGCGCGCCCGCGGTGGCGGAGGGCCGCATCCACTTCGGCTCCACGGACCACCTGCTGTACACCCTGAAGGCCGACGACGGCCGGCTGCGCTGGAAGCTGGCGACCGGCGGCGAGATCACCGGTGCCCCGGTGGTGAAGGACGGCGTCGTGTACGCGTGCAGCAAGGACCGCTGCGTGTACGCGCTGGACGCGGAGAAGGGAACGGGGACGGCCAGGACCGCGTAG
- a CDS encoding Lrp/AsnC family transcriptional regulator, with the protein MDDVDRKILAELQQDGRLTVTELAARVRLSVSPCHRRLRELERAGAISGYRAVVEPSALGLNFEALVFVTMRQEDRDTVAGFERALAEVEGVQEAQRLFGEPDYLLRVVAADLTAYQRLYDERLATLPGVQRLTSTLVMKHVVKDRPLPA; encoded by the coding sequence ATGGACGACGTGGACCGGAAAATTCTTGCCGAGCTCCAGCAGGACGGGCGGCTGACCGTGACCGAGCTGGCGGCACGGGTACGGCTCAGCGTCTCGCCCTGCCACCGGCGGCTGCGGGAGCTGGAGCGGGCCGGCGCCATCAGCGGGTACCGGGCGGTCGTGGAGCCCTCGGCTCTCGGGCTGAACTTCGAGGCGCTCGTCTTCGTCACCATGCGGCAGGAGGACCGGGACACCGTCGCCGGGTTCGAGCGGGCACTCGCGGAGGTGGAGGGCGTGCAGGAGGCGCAGCGGCTGTTCGGGGAGCCTGACTATCTGCTGCGGGTGGTCGCGGCGGACCTCACGGCCTATCAACGGCTGTACGACGAGCGGCTGGCCACGCTGCCGGGGGTGCAGCGGCTGACGTCCACGCTCGTGATGAAGCATGTCGTGAAGGACCGGCCGCTACCGGCGTGA
- a CDS encoding enoyl-CoA hydratase/isomerase family protein: MSGLGVAVDKDSGVAVVTLDRPHRLNAIDLALRDALVEAWRELRFDESVRAVVLTGAGERAFCTGLDRDAQVPQPDSPYMADDPLLRVGPKANDLWKPVIAAVQGMACGGAFYLLGESEFVVADTTATFFDPHTTYGMVSAYESVLMAQRMPYGEVARMMLMGTAERISARRAHEIGLVSELTEPGAALGAAVECAAVIAGYPAEGVQGTVRALWAAREAALAAGFAQAPHLISLGNLPGERQAELFAARRPEFRTR; encoded by the coding sequence GTGAGCGGCCTGGGGGTCGCCGTCGACAAGGACTCCGGCGTCGCCGTCGTCACCCTCGACCGGCCGCACCGGCTCAACGCGATCGATCTCGCCCTGCGGGACGCACTCGTGGAGGCGTGGCGGGAGTTGCGGTTCGACGAGTCCGTGCGCGCGGTCGTCCTCACCGGGGCGGGCGAGCGCGCCTTCTGCACCGGGCTGGACCGGGACGCGCAGGTTCCGCAGCCCGACTCCCCCTACATGGCCGACGATCCGCTCCTGCGTGTCGGGCCCAAGGCCAACGACCTCTGGAAGCCCGTCATCGCCGCCGTACAGGGGATGGCCTGCGGAGGCGCCTTCTACCTGCTCGGCGAGAGCGAGTTCGTCGTCGCCGACACCACCGCGACGTTCTTCGATCCGCACACGACGTACGGCATGGTCAGCGCGTACGAGTCGGTCCTCATGGCGCAGCGGATGCCGTACGGCGAGGTCGCCCGGATGATGCTCATGGGGACCGCCGAGCGGATCTCCGCGCGGCGGGCCCACGAGATCGGGCTGGTCTCCGAACTCACCGAGCCCGGCGCCGCGTTGGGGGCGGCGGTGGAGTGCGCCGCCGTCATCGCCGGATATCCGGCCGAGGGGGTGCAGGGCACCGTCCGCGCTCTGTGGGCGGCCAGGGAGGCCGCGCTCGCCGCCGGCTTCGCGCAGGCCCCGCATCTCATCTCGCTCGGGAACCTGCCGGGCGAGCGGCAGGCGGAGCTGTTCGCCGCCCGCCGCCCGGAGTTCAGGACACGCTGA